ACCCACGCCGCCCGCGGTGCGGGAGGGCGCACAGGGGGACGGTTCGGGCATTCCGTTCACACCCCGTGTGAATCGGTGCTTGGCTGGAACCATGCGGCGCACGCGTCCGGCACGGTTCCGACCCACCTGCTCGGGCCGGTGCGCGAAGGCGCGGCACGGAAGGGGGGAGGGGCGCGTGGAACCCAACATCCTGCTGGAGTCCCTCGTGGAAGAGGCGGGGGTCTCGCGGGCGGGGCTCGCCGGACACGTGAACCGGGCCGGCCAGGCGCGAGGGCTGCGGCTGCGGTACGAACACACGGCCGTCTCGCGCTGGTTGAAAGGCCAGCGCCCGCGCGGCGAGGTACCGGACCTGATCTGCGAGGTCCTCGGCCGGCGCCTGGGGCGGCCGGTCACCCTGGACGACATCGGCATGGGCGCGCCCGGCGCACCCGCCGCGCCGTCCCCCGGCACCCCGCTCGCCGGGTTCGTCGAGCGGGCCACCGCGCTCTGGCGCGCGGACGGGCAGCACAGCCCGCGGCTGACGGGCGTACCCGCCGTCACCGGTACGGCCGCCGTGATGCCCGTGTGGGAGTGGGAGAACCCGCCCGAGGACATCGACGTCTCCCGCCCCGGCCCGTCCCGCATCGGCCCGGCCGACCTGGAGATCCTGCGCGCCGCCCGCAGCCACTACGAGCACCTCTACCGCAAGGCCGGCGGCATCGCGACGAGAGGCAGGGTGGTGGGCTTCCTCAACGCCGGGGTCGCGCCGCTGCTGCACGCCGGCCACGACGACGCGACGGGCCGCAGGCTGCACCGCGCGACGGCCGGACTCGTCTCGCTCGCGGGCATCTGCGCCTACGACTCCGACGCCCACGGACTGGCCCAGCGCTACTTCCACCAGGCGCTGCGCCTCGCCAAGGCGAGCGGCGACCGGGCGCTCGGCGGCTACGTGATCGCGCTGCTGGTCAACCAGTCCCTGCACCTGGGCGAGTTCCGCCGCGCGGTGGCCTTCGCCGAGGCGGCGATACGGGCCGCCGGAGACCGCGTCACCCCCGCGCTCGCCGCCGACCTCCACGCCATGCAGGCCAAGGCGTACGCCCGGCTCGGGGACGGGCGGTGCGCCCGCGAACGCATCGGCCGCGCCGAGACCCTGGCGGCCCGCATCCTGCCCGGTGCGGAGCCGGAGGAGACGGCGTACGTCCAGCCGGGACTGGTGGACGTACAGGTCGCCGAGGCCCTGCTCGGCCTGGGCGACCTCAAGGCCGCGCGGGAGCACGCGGCCCTGGCGGTGCGCGCCCCGGCGCACGACCGGGGGCGCGTGCACCGGCTCGCGATGCTGACCCAGGTGGAACTGCGCCTGGGGGAGGCCGACCGGGCGGCGTGTACGGCCACGGAGATGGCGGAACGGGCGCGCGGGGTCGAGTCGCGCCGGCTGCGCGAGCGGATGGGCGCGGTCCGCGACGACCTGGCGGCCAGCGGAAGCGCCGAGGCCGCGCGGGCGGCGGAGGTGATCCAAGGAGCGCTGCGCGTGCCCCTGTGAGCCCCGGCGCATTCGGAAGCGCACGTTCCCTCACCCTGCCGCCCCTGCTGCGATGTTGCCACCGATCGACCGAAAGGTGGCAGAACCTTGCAGTGGGCGAACTTGAACGAACAATCCGTGTACGAGAACCGGTGGTTCCGGGTGAACCTCGCGGACGTCGAACTCCCCGACGGCAGGCACCTCGACCACTACGTCATCCGGCTGCGCCCCGTCGCCGCCGCCACCGTCGTCAACGACGCCGACGAGGTCCTGCTCCTCTGGCGGCACCGCTTCATCACTGACAGCTGGGGCTGGGAGCTCGCCGCCGGAGTGGTCGAGGACGGCGAGGACATCGCCGTCGCCGCCGCCCGGGAGATGGAGGAGGAGACCGGATGGCGCCCCGGCGCGCTGCGCCCGCTGATGACGGTGGAACCCTCCAACGGACTCACCGACGCCCGCCACCACCTCTACTGGGCACAGGAGGCGCACTACACCGGACCGCCCAGCGACGGATTCGAGTCCTCGCGCCGGGAGTGGATCCCCCTCAAGTCCGTACCCGACCTCATCGCGAGGGGCCAGGTACCCGCGGCCAACATGGCGGCCGGGCTGCTGATGCTGCGCCACCTCCGGCTGGGGTGACGCACCTCAGGCTGGGGTGAGGGGCCCGCGCGACTCCCCACAGGGGCGGCCGGGGGCCCGGCCGCCCCTGTGGGGAGCTCTTTTCCGTCGCGCGCATGGCCGCCCACGCGCCGCCGGGCTCAGCGCAGTCCGGCGAACACCGCGGCAGCGGCCGTACCGCCCAGGACGGCCCCCGCGACGACCTGCGCCGTCGTGTGGTCCCGCAGCGAGACCCGGGACCACCCGACGGCCGCGACGCCGAGGAAGAGCAGCGCGGCCCACCACCCGTACGCCACGGTGACGACGACGGCGATGCCGGAGGCGACGGCGGTGTGGACGCTCACCTTCCACCAGACGGTGACGGCCATGGTCAGCAGCAGCCCGGCGATCATGGCGGCGACCAGCGCGACGACCTCGCGGGGAGCGTCGAGAGCCAGGAGCAGGCCGGTGCCGGCGAGGACCGAAGCGAGGGTGACGAACAGCGGTGTCCACCGCTGTTCGCGGATCTTGAGGTGCTTGTCGGACCACCGGCCCCGGCGGACCCCGGCGACGACGTACGCGATGGGCAGACCACCGCAGAAGACCCCGGCGAGCAGACCCCAGCCGGCGCCCCCGAGGGAACCGGTGGAGTGCACGCCGATGACGATCAGGACGAGGACCACGAGATGGGGCGGGGCCAGCACTTCGGTGACCAGGCGCGCGGAGCGCCGCTCGGCGGGCGCGGCCGCGGCGGGCGGCAGCTGTGCGGCGGTGGCGGTCATGCCGGTGTCTCCTGGGGGCGGGGCTGAGGAAGTCCTGGACCGCGCGGTCGTGGTGAGCGGCTCGGGGGTGGACCGAATCGGCCCGGTCCCTGGACGGACGGGGCAAACCTGAGGGACACGCGCCCCCGCAGGCCCTGCGCCAGCAGGCCCCGGGCCTGTCATCAGCAGGCCCCGGGCCTGTCATCAGCAGGTCAGTACGGGTAGAACCCCGCCCCCGACTTCCGGCCGAGCCGGCCCGCGTCCACCATGCGCTGGAGCAGCGGGGGAGCGGCGTACAGGGGCTCCTTGTACTCCGCGTACATCGAGTCGGCGACGGAGGCCACCGTGTCCAGGCCGATCAGGTCCGCGAGCTTCAGCGGACCCATCGGGTGGGCGCAGCCCATCTCCATGCCGTTGTCGATGTCCTCGCGGCTGGCGATGCCCGACTCGAACATCCGGATGGCGGAGAGCAGGTACGGGATCAGCAGGGCGTTCACCACGAACCCGGACCGGTCCTGCGCCCGGATGGGGTGCTTGCCCAGGACCTCCCGTACGAGCGCCTCCGCCCGCAGCA
The DNA window shown above is from Streptomyces sp. NBC_00247 and carries:
- a CDS encoding transcriptional regulator produces the protein MEPNILLESLVEEAGVSRAGLAGHVNRAGQARGLRLRYEHTAVSRWLKGQRPRGEVPDLICEVLGRRLGRPVTLDDIGMGAPGAPAAPSPGTPLAGFVERATALWRADGQHSPRLTGVPAVTGTAAVMPVWEWENPPEDIDVSRPGPSRIGPADLEILRAARSHYEHLYRKAGGIATRGRVVGFLNAGVAPLLHAGHDDATGRRLHRATAGLVSLAGICAYDSDAHGLAQRYFHQALRLAKASGDRALGGYVIALLVNQSLHLGEFRRAVAFAEAAIRAAGDRVTPALAADLHAMQAKAYARLGDGRCARERIGRAETLAARILPGAEPEETAYVQPGLVDVQVAEALLGLGDLKAAREHAALAVRAPAHDRGRVHRLAMLTQVELRLGEADRAACTATEMAERARGVESRRLRERMGAVRDDLAASGSAEAARAAEVIQGALRVPL
- a CDS encoding NUDIX hydrolase codes for the protein MQWANLNEQSVYENRWFRVNLADVELPDGRHLDHYVIRLRPVAAATVVNDADEVLLLWRHRFITDSWGWELAAGVVEDGEDIAVAAAREMEEETGWRPGALRPLMTVEPSNGLTDARHHLYWAQEAHYTGPPSDGFESSRREWIPLKSVPDLIARGQVPAANMAAGLLMLRHLRLG